The sequence TAGTTCATTGGCTTTCATGATTTGAGTTTGCAATCCGTACTTTGGCTAAATCCTTGACTATCTCTATCTCTGAGTTGATAAGTTGGTTTGCCAAAAGCAATCCTGCTCTTGTGGAGGATAAACTTGGATTAGTTAAAGATGATTGAGAGTATCAGCATGGAAGAAAAACATTTCTTTGTGGTGCACACGTTTATCTCTGATGAAACTCGCAGGATGATTCTGACTCCACCAGAGAACAAGACACCACCTCAGAAAAGAAAAACTGAAAAAGAATGGGGAGAAAGCCACAGTGGCCCTTACGCGAAATGCATGCAGACATGGATTACAAATGAGGAGTTTTTTTATTGTCACTGGGTCGCTAAAAGTGAACAGGATGTTTACAGGCAATTAGAACATGAGAAATTGGATGAGTTGGTAAATTCCATGGTTCAGGAAGTACATGAATTTCTTTCAGTTTATAGAAATACAGACCAACTTAGGAATTATCCTGAAAACAGAATGTATTGGTAAAAAGTAAACATTCAGATAGTGAGTGGAGTCAGCACTTAAACTTTGCTTGTCTTTTGGCTATCTTCTAGATGATATTTTCTGGCTATGTTAAATTCTTAGTAGCCATTCAAAAACAGAATGGCAGTTTCTCAAATCAAAAATGAAAAAGGAAATCAATGAAAGCCGTAATTGCTGGCACATATTCACAAGCAGGTTTTGCAGCTCTGGCAGATGCAACTTATGAACAACGTAGAGCAGCTATGGATGAACTGTATAGCGCTTGCGGTGGTAAAATTATCGACTATTTCTTCTGTGATGGAGATGCAGATTTTATTGCAATAGCTGAGATTCCAAGCCGTGAAGTACATAAAGGAATGCTAAACAATGCTTTGGCAACGGGGTCAACTGCGACTTTGAGGTCTTGGTGTGAGGTTGACCTCTCAGCTGTGACGGAGAGTCAGCGGAAAGCTCGCGATACATTCAAACCGATTACTGAATAATTCAGTTGTTTTGCTCTGGGAATTTTAGGTTGGATCCCACATTCTTTTAACTCACCCCACCGACTGATCAAATCTATAGAAAGTAAACATTGGGGAAAACTGAGAAAAGAGGGGAATATTAATCCATTGGTCTGCACCGCACGATTTTTTTTAGTGTTTCCTCAAATCGATATTCCCTTTCGTATTCCCCCTTACTTTTTTGATAAGTTCTGTCATTCCCCCTCAGTCGAAAATCTCCTCTTCTTCTCTCTCGATTTCATCGCTTTTGCTCAGTTTGAGGAGATGAGGGTCAGGTCATTGGGTGTCATGATAATATTGGTGAGGGAACTAAAGAATTAAAGGATTTTGATTCCCAATTTTTCACTTTTCTTTGTGTTGTTCCTATTTTCAATGGCTAATACATACATTTGTCATTGTCGAATGAACTTAGCTTATACAAATATCTTGTAAATGATTTCTAATCAGTAATT comes from SAR324 cluster bacterium and encodes:
- a CDS encoding GYD domain-containing protein, encoding MKAVIAGTYSQAGFAALADATYEQRRAAMDELYSACGGKIIDYFFCDGDADFIAIAEIPSREVHKGMLNNALATGSTATLRSWCEVDLSAVTESQRKARDTFKPITE